The genomic DNA CCGATAGGCTGATCCCATGAGATTTGCCTCCTGGAACGTCAATTCGATCCGCACCCGCATCGACCGCGTCATTGCTTTCCTTGAACGCTCACAGGTTGATGTCCTGGCTCTGCAGGAAATTAAGTGCCGTCCCGACCAATTCCCCGTTGAAGCATTCACGCAGGCAGGCTACGACGTTCATGCTCTCGGGCTCAATCAATGGAACGGCGTAGCGGTTGTCTCACGGCTCCCAATTCTCAACGTGACTGAGAATTTCCCTGATCAGCCAGCCTTTGGTGACCCGGGCGTCGTGGAGGCTCGCGCTTTGGGCGTCACGGTCCGTCTTCGTGATGCTCTGGACGCAGCCTCGTCCTCGTCCCCTGAGAATCCCGGGAACACAGGTGAGGACGCGGAGGAACCCAGCATCCCCGCGCAGGCAGAGAAACTCACAGTGTGGAGCCTCTACGTGCCCAACGGGCGCGAGCTTGACCACCCGCATTACGCGTACAAGCTCGACTGGTTGGACAAACTTCGCGTATGCGCGAAAGGGTGGTTGGCCGACGATCCGGAGGCGTTGATTGCGCTGGTCGGAGACTGGAATGTTGCGCCCCAAGACTCCGACGTGTGGGACATCAAGGCCTTTGAGGGGGCAACTCACGTGTCCGCGCCCGAACGCGCCGCTTTCGCCGCTTTCGCTGACGACGGTTGGGTCGAAGTCACCCGCGACCGCGTTGACCAGTACACCTACTGGGACTATCAAAAGCTCCGCTTCCCCAAGAACGAAGGAATGCGCATCGACTTTGCCTACTGCTCACCCGCGTTGGCTGCGCGCGTCGATGGCGCCGCAATTGACCGCAACGAACGCAAGGGCAAAGGCGCGTCAGATCATGTTCCGATCATCGTTGATATTCATTAACGAGGACGATGCCGTCAGTTCTCCCGGGCGGCCTCGTCAATCTGGGTGATCAGTTCGTCATTGAAGAGATGCCAGTGTTCCTGGTGCCACGCGCCGAAAGGTTCCTCTCCAAGGAAAACTGCCGCCGCGTCGCGATCGGGATCAACCCACAGGAAGGAACCGGACACGCCGAAATGTCCGTAGGCGTGCTGCGATGCCTGAGGTGACATCCAGTGCGGGGATTTATTTCCGTGGATCTCCGGTCCAAGACCCCACGGACAGGGATTATGCCGCCCATAGCCGGGGACAATGCCAACGAGGTCGGGGAATTGGGCTCGGGTGGCTTCTCGGGCAAGGTCGGGCGACACCAGGGTGGGAGCGGCAAGTTCGTTCGCTAGGAGGACGAGGTCGTTGACGCTACCAACACCTGAGTTCGCGGGGGAGCCGGCGACCTCGGCACGTGACATCCCCAGCGGACCCAAAAGCCGCGTATCGATCCACTCGCTCAGTGTCCACCCCGTGGCTTTTTCGACGATGCTGCCCAGAAGGTCGTAGCCCGCGTTGGAATAGACGCGACGTTTTTCCGCTGAGAACTGGGGGGTCTGCGAATCGAAAGGAAGGCCCGAGGCGTGGCTGAGCAGGTGACGCACCGTCGCACCGGGGATCTCCACCGGATCATCGAGGCCAAGATATCCCTGGTCAATCGCGATGAGTGTCGACCACGCCGCGAGGAGTTTCGTCACCGACTGGAGGGGGTAGACCTCGGTGGTGTCGCCCGCAGAATCACTAACTGTTCCGTGATGGA from Schaalia sp. ZJ405 includes the following:
- a CDS encoding serine hydrolase domain-containing protein, giving the protein MTVRENIPFTHSWALIHHGTVSDSAGDTTEVYPLQSVTKLLAAWSTLIAIDQGYLGLDDPVEIPGATVRHLLSHASGLPFDSQTPQFSAEKRRVYSNAGYDLLGSIVEKATGWTLSEWIDTRLLGPLGMSRAEVAGSPANSGVGSVNDLVLLANELAAPTLVSPDLAREATRAQFPDLVGIVPGYGRHNPCPWGLGPEIHGNKSPHWMSPQASQHAYGHFGVSGSFLWVDPDRDAAAVFLGEEPFGAWHQEHWHLFNDELITQIDEAAREN
- a CDS encoding exodeoxyribonuclease III, encoding MRFASWNVNSIRTRIDRVIAFLERSQVDVLALQEIKCRPDQFPVEAFTQAGYDVHALGLNQWNGVAVVSRLPILNVTENFPDQPAFGDPGVVEARALGVTVRLRDALDAASSSSPENPGNTGEDAEEPSIPAQAEKLTVWSLYVPNGRELDHPHYAYKLDWLDKLRVCAKGWLADDPEALIALVGDWNVAPQDSDVWDIKAFEGATHVSAPERAAFAAFADDGWVEVTRDRVDQYTYWDYQKLRFPKNEGMRIDFAYCSPALAARVDGAAIDRNERKGKGASDHVPIIVDIH